TGTGCGCCAGTTGCCGCCACGTCCCCTTCAAGACCTCCTGACCCTTGTTTCGAGGAAAACTCCCAGCCAGGACAATCTGGTTTGGCGTTCCTTGGGTCACGTTAATCAACGCCGGCGACACCAGCGCCTTGTCATCCTGGAATTCCGCTTGCCCCGCCTCACACAGGGCTCGTGCCAAGTGGGACAGGATAAATGAACCGCCGTACAAATCGCGCAATTTCCGAGAGCGCTCGATAAACCCCTGCACTGGGGCAAAGGTCATTACTGTAAACGTCATGAGACCGGCCACCAAACAAACGTCCTTGAGTATATCAACCTACTGGAAGAATTTAGTTCAAGTCAGGCATTTGCCATTCCACCCTTCACAGAAGTTTTACATCTTCCATCATGACCAGGCTTTTGAAGGTTTATCTTCTAAACGGCGATATGCTGGGCGAAAGGATTTTAGGAGTGCGCATGATGACGCGGCGGGGTGCTTGGTTAATTCTGCATGTGCGGCAACTGCAGGTGCGCAATGTCATCCTAGCGGTGGTTAACGGGGTCATTACCCTCGTCATTCTCTTGATTGCGCCGCTGGGATTAGCGGCTGTTATCATCAATACACTTTTAGTTGCCGGGGCAACCTGGTTAACAGCAACAGTGATGGACGGGGTGTGCTTTTGGCTTATGCCCCAGACGCTACCACGACCTTCCCACTTCCAACAGCCTGTTTCATCCGCCATTGAGCCAATTTCAGAATCTATCCGTCGGCCTGACGCTTAGGTTCTCTAGGCTCATCATCCGTTGGGTTGCAGGACACGGACCCTGTTTTGGCTACCAGGAGATTTTGGGAGTCAAACCCACTGCCA
The Gloeomargarita sp. SKYB120 DNA segment above includes these coding regions:
- the csx18 gene encoding CRISPR-associated protein Csx18: MMTRRGAWLILHVRQLQVRNVILAVVNGVITLVILLIAPLGLAAVIINTLLVAGATWLTATVMDGVCFWLMPQTLPRPSHFQQPVSSAIEPISESIRRPDA